The nucleotide window GCTGGCAGATTTGCGGAGAGTGTCCGGGGTATATATGACCAGACGAGGCTATTTCAATGCAAAACCGCCTGCTGATGCAGTTGCAAGATTAAGAGAAATGTATGGGCTGGAGCCAACCCCAAATCCCAAAAATGATCGTGGGCTGTCTTCGAAGGCCGTGGAAAAGTCATTTTCAGATTCCTAATTTTATAGAAAAAGTGTAACTAAAGAAAGAGGTGAACGAGAATTGCATATCGTTGTCTGCCTAAAATATGTCCTCGATCCGGAGATAACACCACGGTATTTTCAAATTAATCCCGAAACCAATCGTCCTGATCATAGCGATTCCGACATGGTGCTAGATTCTTTCGCTGAGAATGCGCTTGAACTCGCCATTCAACTGCGGGATAAAACACCGGGTGCCTCGGTAACAGCTCTTTGTCTTGGGGATGAGGATTCAGAGGAAGTACTCCGTCGGGCCCTTGCTTTTACCGCAAATGCTGCCGTCCGTGTTTGGGAGGAGGACTGGGAAGAGCTTGATGGTCTACCAGTTGGACACATCCTGGCTCAAGCAATCAAGACACTTGGTGGTGCGAAGCTAGTATTGACCGGGTACCAAGCTAGTGATATTGAGGAAGGTCTGGTCGGCCCTGTTATGGCAGAAGAGCTTGGGGTGCCATGTGTAACAAGGGTTTCCGACCTAGAATTGGTTGGGGATCAGATAAAAGCATCAAGTGAGGCTGAGGGAGGGTACACAGTAGTAAGCGTGCCTTCACCTGCGGTCCTTACCATCATAAGTGCAGAGACAAATGTTCCCCGCCTCCCGAAGGTCAAGGATATTAGGCTTGCCAGAAGTAAGAAGATTACACTTTTTGAAAGAGATGA belongs to Neobacillus sp. OS1-2 and includes:
- a CDS encoding electron transfer flavoprotein subunit beta/FixA family protein, whose product is MHIVVCLKYVLDPEITPRYFQINPETNRPDHSDSDMVLDSFAENALELAIQLRDKTPGASVTALCLGDEDSEEVLRRALAFTANAAVRVWEEDWEELDGLPVGHILAQAIKTLGGAKLVLTGYQASDIEEGLVGPVMAEELGVPCVTRVSDLELVGDQIKASSEAEGGYTVVSVPSPAVLTIISAETNVPRLPKVKDIRLARSKKITLFERDDLHLDSERCQPGAKLVKAYISNREVNCEVLPGNDGAELAGELADRLVALKIL